A region of Pyxidicoccus parkwaysis DNA encodes the following proteins:
- the aspS gene encoding aspartate--tRNA ligase — MAVPFISEVKRTHNCGQLTAANVGEEVVLFGWVHNRRDHGGAVFIDLRDREGLTQVVFEPDSAEAHALAGSLRLEFCIGVKGKVVSRGKNVNPKMKTGEIEVKATDLTIFNRSEPTPFPIEDSIDTSEEKRLAHRYLDLRRAPLQKSLMTRSKMNALTRSYMHQNGFLELETPFMGKYTPGGARNFLVPSRMNPGKFYALAESPQLYKQLFMVAGFDRYFQIVKCFRDEDLRVDRQPEFTQIDVEMSFVTQDDIFTIIEGLLKKLWGEVLGIDIPTPFARMDFYESMAKYGNDKPDLRFGLEHTVLTDLIREHGEAGGVPMLFEAVQNKGIVKAMVIPAEKAMSRAESDKLEEFAKQAGAKGLARAKVTETGDWTQSPLAKTISPALRQAINQAVGAKTGDLILFQFGKEALVHTVMANLRVHVAKKLGLIPEYGSGGHWKFLWVVNPPLFEFDEETNTWAAAHHAFTRPHDADVEYLLTDPGRVKCHRYDVVLNGFEIGGGSIRLHDPKVQAQVFKALGISDEEAMTKFGFLLDALKFGAPPHGGIALGMDRLAFLLTNAESLRDVIPFPKTKTGTDLMTGAPGDVDDRQLKELHVRPVPVPQK, encoded by the coding sequence ATGGCGGTCCCGTTCATCTCCGAGGTCAAGCGTACCCACAACTGCGGCCAGCTCACGGCCGCCAATGTCGGCGAAGAGGTCGTCCTCTTCGGCTGGGTGCACAACCGTCGAGACCACGGCGGCGCGGTCTTCATCGACCTGAGAGACCGTGAGGGGCTCACCCAGGTGGTGTTCGAGCCGGACTCCGCCGAGGCCCACGCGCTCGCCGGCAGCCTCCGCCTGGAGTTCTGCATCGGCGTGAAGGGCAAGGTGGTGTCGCGCGGCAAGAATGTGAATCCGAAGATGAAGACGGGTGAAATCGAGGTCAAGGCGACCGACCTCACCATCTTCAATCGCTCGGAGCCGACGCCGTTCCCCATCGAGGACAGCATCGACACCTCGGAGGAGAAGCGGCTGGCGCACCGCTACCTGGACCTGCGCCGCGCGCCGCTGCAGAAGTCGCTGATGACGCGCTCGAAGATGAACGCGCTCACGCGCTCGTACATGCACCAGAATGGCTTCCTGGAGCTGGAGACGCCGTTCATGGGCAAGTACACGCCCGGCGGCGCGCGCAACTTCCTCGTCCCCAGCCGCATGAACCCGGGCAAGTTCTACGCGCTCGCGGAGAGCCCTCAGCTCTACAAGCAGCTCTTCATGGTGGCGGGCTTCGACCGCTACTTCCAGATCGTGAAGTGCTTCCGCGACGAGGACCTGCGCGTCGACCGCCAGCCGGAATTCACTCAAATCGACGTGGAGATGAGCTTCGTCACGCAGGACGACATCTTCACCATCATCGAGGGGCTGCTGAAGAAGCTCTGGGGCGAGGTGCTCGGCATCGACATCCCCACGCCCTTCGCGCGCATGGACTTCTACGAGTCCATGGCGAAGTACGGCAACGACAAGCCGGACCTGCGCTTCGGGCTGGAGCACACGGTGCTGACGGACCTCATCCGCGAGCACGGTGAGGCCGGCGGCGTGCCGATGTTGTTCGAGGCGGTGCAGAACAAGGGCATCGTCAAGGCGATGGTCATCCCCGCAGAGAAGGCGATGAGCCGCGCGGAGAGCGACAAGCTGGAGGAGTTCGCGAAGCAGGCGGGCGCGAAGGGCCTGGCCCGCGCGAAGGTGACGGAGACGGGCGACTGGACGCAGTCGCCGCTGGCGAAGACGATTTCTCCCGCGCTGCGGCAGGCCATCAACCAGGCGGTGGGTGCGAAGACGGGCGACCTCATCCTGTTCCAGTTCGGGAAGGAGGCGCTGGTGCACACGGTGATGGCGAACCTGCGCGTGCACGTGGCGAAGAAGCTGGGGCTGATTCCGGAGTACGGCAGCGGCGGCCACTGGAAGTTCCTGTGGGTGGTGAACCCGCCGCTGTTCGAGTTCGACGAGGAGACGAACACCTGGGCGGCGGCGCACCACGCTTTCACGCGGCCGCACGACGCGGACGTGGAGTACCTGCTCACGGACCCGGGCCGGGTGAAGTGCCACCGCTACGACGTGGTGCTCAACGGCTTCGAGATTGGTGGCGGCTCCATCCGCCTGCATGACCCGAAGGTGCAGGCGCAGGTGTTCAAGGCGCTGGGCATCTCTGACGAGGAGGCCATGACGAAGTTCGGCTTCCTGCTGGACGCGCTGAAGTTCGGCGCGCCGCCGCACGGTGGCATCGCGCTGGGCATGGACCGGCTCGCCTTCCTGCTCACCAACGCCGAGTCCCTGCGTGACGTGATTCCGTTCCCGAAGACGAAGACGGGCACGGACCTGATGACCGGCGCTCCCGGCGACGTGGACGACAGGCAGCTCAAGGAGCTGCACGTGCGTCCGGTACCGGTGCCGCAGAAGTAA
- a CDS encoding aminotransferase-like domain-containing protein, which yields MTSWTPQLRGRDGPLYRVIADALAADIDEGRLAPGTRLPTHRELAEKVGVTVGTVTRAYAEAERRGLIGGEVGRGTFVRHRDAPRHLPAPAPDTGDDALVELGLNWPTTPPGDPAGTALRKTLDALQRSPRLSELLDYQPPTGLLAHREAGAAWLSRFGLEAAQEQVVVCSGGQHAMEVALTALTRPGDTVLAEALTYPGLKVLANRLHLHLHGVAMDEHGLKPDALEAACRTGAKVLFCLPNLQNPTGSVMPEERRRRIASVARKHGLTVVEDDAYGLLLDRRPPPLCTLLPESGWFIGGVSKLLAPGLRIGYLAVPAGTGTERLAETAALAVRMTPPLMAEVADRWVNDGTADELVVRRRREALERLELAREVLGDRVPKSLRAPTYHLWLNLPTGWRAESFTAQARRHGVSVTSSEVFTVGPATAPAAVRVCLGTPRTRASLEKGLRRLCETLEGGPEPLASIV from the coding sequence GCCGGGCACGCGCCTGCCCACGCACCGCGAGCTGGCGGAGAAGGTCGGCGTCACGGTGGGCACGGTGACGCGCGCCTATGCCGAAGCCGAGCGACGGGGCCTCATCGGCGGCGAGGTGGGCCGGGGTACCTTCGTGCGCCACCGGGACGCGCCTCGCCACCTGCCCGCTCCCGCTCCCGACACGGGTGACGACGCGCTGGTGGAGCTGGGCCTCAACTGGCCCACCACGCCTCCCGGAGACCCAGCGGGCACCGCGCTCCGCAAGACGCTGGACGCCTTGCAGCGCTCACCGCGTCTGTCCGAGCTGCTCGACTACCAGCCTCCCACGGGGCTGCTCGCGCACCGCGAGGCCGGCGCGGCGTGGCTGTCCCGCTTCGGCCTGGAGGCGGCACAGGAGCAGGTGGTGGTGTGCTCGGGAGGGCAGCACGCCATGGAGGTGGCGCTCACGGCCCTCACGCGTCCGGGGGACACGGTGCTGGCGGAGGCCCTCACCTACCCGGGCCTGAAGGTGCTCGCGAACCGGCTGCACCTGCACCTTCACGGCGTGGCCATGGATGAACACGGCCTCAAGCCGGATGCCCTGGAGGCTGCGTGCCGCACCGGCGCGAAGGTCCTCTTCTGCCTGCCCAACCTCCAGAACCCCACGGGCTCGGTGATGCCCGAGGAGCGCCGCCGGCGCATCGCCTCGGTGGCTCGCAAGCATGGGCTCACGGTGGTGGAGGATGACGCCTATGGGTTGCTGCTCGACCGACGCCCTCCCCCGCTGTGCACGCTGCTGCCGGAGTCCGGCTGGTTCATCGGCGGCGTGTCCAAGCTGCTCGCGCCGGGGCTGCGCATCGGCTACCTCGCGGTGCCTGCGGGCACGGGCACGGAGCGGCTCGCGGAGACCGCTGCCCTGGCCGTGAGGATGACGCCGCCGCTGATGGCGGAGGTGGCGGACCGCTGGGTGAATGATGGCACCGCTGACGAATTGGTGGTGCGCCGCCGCCGCGAAGCGCTCGAGCGACTGGAACTGGCGCGCGAGGTACTTGGGGACCGGGTGCCGAAGTCGCTGCGCGCGCCCACGTACCACCTCTGGCTGAATCTCCCAACCGGCTGGCGCGCGGAGTCCTTCACCGCGCAGGCGCGGCGGCACGGCGTGTCCGTCACGTCCTCGGAGGTCTTCACCGTGGGGCCCGCCACCGCGCCGGCGGCGGTGCGCGTGTGCCTTGGAACACCACGCACGCGCGCCTCGCTGGAGAAGGGGCTGCGCAGGCTGTGCGAGACGCTCGAAGGCGGGCCAGAGCCGCTGGCGTCGATCGTCTGA